CTCCTCCCTTCCCTTATTAGATCTCTCTCATTCCACCAAATTCCGCACCCCGAGCTCCCTGACACACACAACAACTCGCCCAGCACCACCGCGTCAGGAAGCCTCCCTTGTCTACGGCGGCTGCAATGGCCGACCGCGTCTACCCCGCCGCGAAGCCCAACCCGCCGCCAGCAAtggccagcggcggcggcggcggcgtgcccCCCAAGCCGCAGATGTACCAGCGCCCCATCTACCGGCCGCAGGGCCCGGCCAAGGGCAAGCGCGGGCGGTCCTGCCGCTGCAGCTTCTGCTGCACCTTCTGCTGGGCGCTCCTGGTCATCGTCCTCCTCGcggtcctcgccgccgccgcgggcggcATCTTCTACCTGCTCTACCGCCCGCAGCGCCCCAGCTTCTCCGTCTCCTCCGTCCGCCTCACCTCCTTCAAcctctcctcctccgccaccgcgcCCGTGCTCACCGACACCATCCAGCTCACCGTCACCGCCAAGAACCCCAACAAGAAGCTCGTCTACTTCTACGAcgacttctccttctccgccgccaCCTCCGCCAACGACGTCCCGCTCGGGGACGTCACGGTCCCCGGGTTCGCGCACCAGGCCGGCAACaccaccatcttcaccgccaccatcgccgccgccgccgtcaccgTCGACCCCAGCGGCGCCGGCTCCGACCTCAAGAAGTCCGGCGCTTTCTCCGTATCCGTGGACGCCGACACGCGAGCCGGCGTCAAGGTCGGAAGCCTGAAGACCAAGAAGATGGACATCCAAGTGCGCTGCGACGGCATCAAGGTGACGCCGCCCACGCCTCCCCCGGCGCCgaagaaggtgaaggggaagaacGGCACCGCCCTTGCGCCTGCCCCCGCGCTGGACACCGCCGAGACGACCACCGCGGCGGTGAGCACCGCCGCGCACTCGTGCACGGTCAGAGTCCGCGTCAAGATCGGGAAGTGGACCTTCTAGGCGCAATACGTACCTACTCTAGGGACTTGATTGCAATACTtccaggaaaaagaaaaaaaggaatttTTTCACTTTTTATATTGGAAAAGTAGAAGAGATCATGCATATCATTTCGTCGGTGTAAATTCCATCAAAACATTTATTCTATTTTTgcgttttgctattgttttggaaGTTTCTTAAACATTGCCTTTTCGATGTTATAGTGGATGTATAACTTGGTGGTTTGTTATTGCAAGATTACTGTCCGAACATATTTTAGCTCAATTGGCACCATATATTGCTTTTATGAGTTGCTAGCTAATGTTTCATTGTAACGTGGTTTATATCACTACAGCTGTAGACA
This Lolium perenne isolate Kyuss_39 chromosome 1, Kyuss_2.0, whole genome shotgun sequence DNA region includes the following protein-coding sequences:
- the LOC127295584 gene encoding NDR1/HIN1-like protein 13, giving the protein MADRVYPAAKPNPPPAMASGGGGGVPPKPQMYQRPIYRPQGPAKGKRGRSCRCSFCCTFCWALLVIVLLAVLAAAAGGIFYLLYRPQRPSFSVSSVRLTSFNLSSSATAPVLTDTIQLTVTAKNPNKKLVYFYDDFSFSAATSANDVPLGDVTVPGFAHQAGNTTIFTATIAAAAVTVDPSGAGSDLKKSGAFSVSVDADTRAGVKVGSLKTKKMDIQVRCDGIKVTPPTPPPAPKKVKGKNGTALAPAPALDTAETTTAAVSTAAHSCTVRVRVKIGKWTF